In Archangium violaceum, the following are encoded in one genomic region:
- a CDS encoding SAVED domain-containing protein produces MGRIFMHETNDTTPSGLILLSQPEQLSVTPKDMVDALPEAYKALPRLTVDLDVVELARQAVRTRDWGATQRALEERVRKELVPLRDKHPDYRIIYFGSSPIPLTVHLGFLLETWQGVEVIPHHHTRRLWGWLSEPGRPPARLKPVRPLDYRDNSPGEAVIRVSTSHLVDPKATLRVIPKPLVDIDIELERPAEDAFSRLEEMQEVARAFRETLDAIGDRFPGIQRVHLFASVQPGMALLLGAQISKTMHPAVQTYQYARNTENEPYHVPAVLVNGPSQPELEPLTEEEKARATRDREQLARELKRLMGRALAEQRNPAPNWLTGLFPKPGGHPGFSSHWLHMPALHETPLLKTKVDVETRMIEDSFRYLHTLRVWQLDDHWLARLAKRHPDDTRRERALRMLVLHELAHRGPQGLTSTSSKEIGRFPKVLEEMDYHADVWAMLYEYVLTEQQNPPEVEDPQEFFLELIRVATETMWAFNDDGQPSREIQIRRLNRYLIWYWQYLLLEHGAGKGQKTTLDFVLSLLAQRPIIELAGPTVLPRDERVFFALDAARMNIPELALYHEGRLYRHGARYDFSIDELLDGVRMRDGKQIREVLRAAFEQTVR; encoded by the coding sequence TTGGGCCGGATCTTCATGCACGAGACGAACGACACGACTCCCAGCGGGCTCATCCTCCTCTCCCAACCCGAGCAGCTCAGCGTCACACCGAAGGACATGGTCGATGCGCTCCCGGAGGCCTACAAGGCGCTCCCCCGGCTGACGGTCGATCTGGACGTGGTGGAGCTTGCGCGGCAGGCCGTCCGAACGCGCGACTGGGGGGCGACACAGCGCGCACTCGAGGAGCGGGTGCGCAAGGAGCTCGTTCCCCTCCGGGACAAACACCCCGACTACCGCATCATCTACTTCGGCTCCTCGCCCATTCCGCTCACGGTCCACCTCGGTTTCCTGCTCGAGACCTGGCAGGGAGTGGAAGTCATCCCGCACCACCACACGCGGCGGCTCTGGGGGTGGCTCTCCGAGCCAGGGAGACCGCCCGCCCGCCTCAAGCCGGTCCGTCCGTTGGATTACAGGGACAACTCACCGGGTGAAGCCGTCATCCGGGTCTCGACATCACACCTCGTCGACCCGAAGGCGACGCTGCGCGTGATTCCCAAGCCATTGGTGGATATCGACATCGAGCTGGAGCGGCCCGCGGAGGACGCCTTCTCCCGCCTGGAGGAGATGCAAGAGGTCGCCCGCGCGTTCCGCGAGACCCTGGACGCCATTGGCGACAGGTTTCCGGGCATTCAGCGCGTCCATTTGTTCGCCTCCGTGCAGCCGGGGATGGCGCTCCTGCTCGGCGCGCAGATCAGCAAGACGATGCACCCGGCCGTGCAGACCTATCAGTACGCGCGCAACACGGAGAACGAGCCATACCACGTGCCTGCGGTGCTCGTGAATGGTCCGAGTCAACCCGAGCTCGAGCCCCTCACGGAGGAAGAGAAAGCACGGGCCACGAGGGATCGCGAGCAGCTGGCGCGAGAACTCAAACGCCTGATGGGCCGCGCACTGGCGGAGCAGAGAAACCCCGCCCCCAACTGGCTCACGGGCCTCTTTCCGAAACCCGGAGGACACCCGGGGTTCTCCTCCCACTGGCTGCACATGCCTGCCCTGCACGAGACGCCGCTACTCAAGACGAAGGTGGATGTCGAGACCCGGATGATCGAGGACAGCTTCCGTTATCTCCACACCCTCCGTGTCTGGCAGCTCGACGATCACTGGCTGGCACGGCTCGCGAAGAGACACCCGGACGACACCCGACGTGAGCGCGCCCTGCGCATGCTCGTCCTGCATGAGCTGGCACATCGTGGGCCGCAAGGGCTCACCAGCACGTCGAGCAAGGAGATCGGTCGCTTCCCCAAGGTTCTCGAGGAAATGGACTACCACGCGGACGTGTGGGCGATGCTGTACGAGTACGTGCTCACGGAGCAGCAGAACCCGCCCGAAGTCGAAGACCCGCAGGAGTTCTTCCTGGAGCTGATCCGGGTCGCGACCGAGACCATGTGGGCGTTCAACGATGACGGCCAGCCCTCTCGGGAGATCCAGATCCGCCGTCTCAACCGATACCTCATCTGGTACTGGCAATACCTGCTGTTGGAGCATGGGGCCGGGAAGGGACAGAAGACGACGCTCGACTTCGTCCTCTCGCTCCTCGCCCAGCGCCCCATCATCGAACTGGCCGGGCCCACCGTGCTCCCCCGCGATGAACGCGTCTTCTTCGCCCTCGACGCCGCTCGTATGAACATCCCCGAGCTCGCCCTCTACCACGAGGGCCGTCTCTACCGGCACGGAGCACGCTACGACTTCTCCATCGACGAACTGCTCGATGGGGTGCGGATGCGCGACGGGAAGCAGATCCGTGAGGTCCTGCGCGCGGCCTTCGAACAGACGGTGCGTTGA
- a CDS encoding nucleotidyltransferase domain-containing protein — protein sequence MSIQSLFQRFHEAIKLKRLDENAELVEKRDRIIKRLRDNLPRSPSFEVFNQGSYAMGTGIKPLNGDYDIDIGLLFDVSYRSYSPVEVKRWVYKAVSGHTTRVEWRRPCITVYYQQAGEAIYHVDLAIMAKEPYSNTLYLALGKEHSAKEQQEWQPDDRKGFIQAVESRFAGEDANQFRRVIRYLKRWKDVHFSSEGHAAPTGLSLTVAAYRWFQPTKAGYYDTSYDDLAATAALVSSIRRSFSQTWDTSLMRYVPRLSLQFPKAPNDDVFARMTNQQMQEFSQSLDQLSGWLDEARRTNTSAPLVRAFGKDFPSQ from the coding sequence ATGTCGATCCAGTCACTGTTCCAGCGGTTCCACGAAGCCATCAAGTTGAAGCGCCTCGACGAGAACGCGGAGCTCGTCGAGAAACGCGACCGCATCATCAAGCGGCTTCGCGACAACCTGCCGAGATCTCCCTCTTTCGAGGTGTTCAATCAGGGCAGCTACGCCATGGGAACGGGTATCAAGCCCCTCAATGGCGATTACGACATCGACATCGGGCTCTTGTTCGATGTCAGCTACCGGTCGTACAGCCCTGTCGAGGTCAAACGATGGGTGTACAAGGCCGTGTCCGGTCACACCACACGCGTGGAGTGGCGGCGCCCGTGCATCACCGTGTACTACCAGCAGGCTGGTGAGGCCATCTATCACGTCGACCTCGCCATCATGGCGAAGGAGCCGTACTCCAACACGCTGTACCTGGCGCTCGGCAAGGAACACTCCGCCAAGGAGCAGCAGGAGTGGCAGCCTGACGATCGCAAGGGTTTCATCCAGGCCGTCGAGAGCAGGTTCGCGGGAGAGGATGCCAACCAGTTCCGTCGCGTCATCCGCTATCTGAAACGCTGGAAGGACGTGCATTTCTCCAGTGAAGGGCATGCGGCGCCCACGGGCCTGAGCCTCACCGTTGCCGCCTACCGCTGGTTCCAACCCACGAAAGCCGGGTACTACGACACCAGCTACGACGACCTCGCGGCGACCGCCGCATTGGTGAGCTCCATCCGGCGAAGCTTCAGCCAGACGTGGGATACGTCGCTCATGCGCTACGTTCCTCGCCTCTCCCTTCAGTTCCCCAAGGCGCCCAACGATGACGTGTTCGCGCGCATGACGAACCAGCAGATGCAGGAGTTCTCCCAAAGCCTCGACCAACTGAGTGGATGGTTGGACGAGGCGCGAAGGACCAACACCAGTGCTCCGCTCGTCCGCGCCTTTGGAAAGGACTTCCCCTCGCAGTGA
- a CDS encoding sigma-70 family RNA polymerase sigma factor yields the protein MGHEALSGISVEELLRRARAGDKDALEELFDRCRKQLGEWASQGGARARPDVARPSDMVQDTALRAFGAFSSFKGTTEAEWLAWLQSVFRSRKVQQVRHARRKKRDTLNTVPLEDSEALAMPTPVRSPSQASAFREEWRLLLTHLYELPDDQREAISLCYLKELPVAEVARHLEKTEPAVAGLLKRGVKTLRTRMVEDAGPPPREPSSESALQRDSAVALLDYLRRRDTGEKLEPVALIAQYPDCADELRDMLHWIDRLQALRPTSSTT from the coding sequence ATGGGACACGAAGCATTGTCGGGGATATCCGTGGAAGAGCTGCTCCGCAGGGCGCGCGCCGGAGATAAGGACGCGCTGGAGGAGCTCTTCGATAGGTGCCGGAAGCAGCTCGGCGAGTGGGCATCCCAGGGCGGCGCCAGAGCACGACCGGATGTCGCTCGTCCGTCGGACATGGTGCAAGACACGGCGCTGCGCGCGTTCGGCGCGTTCTCCAGTTTCAAGGGAACCACCGAGGCCGAATGGCTCGCCTGGCTCCAGAGCGTCTTCCGCAGCAGGAAGGTGCAGCAGGTACGGCATGCGCGGCGGAAGAAGCGGGACACACTCAATACCGTTCCCCTGGAGGATTCCGAAGCGCTGGCGATGCCCACACCTGTGAGGAGCCCAAGCCAGGCCTCCGCCTTCCGGGAGGAGTGGCGCCTGCTCCTCACACACCTCTATGAGCTCCCCGACGACCAACGCGAGGCAATCTCGCTCTGTTACCTGAAGGAACTCCCAGTCGCCGAGGTCGCACGGCATCTCGAGAAGACGGAGCCAGCCGTGGCGGGGCTCCTGAAGCGTGGAGTAAAGACGCTGAGGACTCGCATGGTGGAGGACGCGGGTCCGCCTCCCAGGGAACCCTCCAGCGAATCCGCCCTCCAGAGGGACTCCGCCGTCGCCCTGCTCGACTATCTCCGGCGACGTGACACGGGGGAGAAGTTGGAACCCGTCGCGCTCATCGCCCAGTACCCGGACTGCGCGGACGAGCTACGCGACATGCTCCATTGGATCGACCGTCTCCAGGCCCTCCGTCCGACATCCTCCACCACGTAG
- a CDS encoding serine/threonine-protein kinase: MTRLSPGFRIEGHEIVRLAAIGAMSEVYEARHGLDGNPVAVKVLSLEWCANEELVARFLNEARALEHLRHERIVTLFAYGTLPGGGSPFMVLEWLPVDLHQVLMHAGGPLSPSTAARITQQLAEALAALHNRGIVHRDLKPANVLLPREELTPLDVKLADLGLAKVLPGEAMPHPGGESKTLSSLPVSTGGSALLGTWDYMAPEQWIQSKAVTPKADVYALGVLFFQMLTGRLPFLAEQQKDLMYLHLLEPPRLDLLANSVPTTTRELLGRMLNKKPSPRPTMREVMEQLSRVT, from the coding sequence ATGACCAGGCTTTCACCGGGGTTCCGTATCGAGGGTCACGAGATCGTCCGTCTCGCGGCAATCGGGGCCATGAGCGAGGTGTACGAGGCTCGTCACGGGCTCGACGGGAATCCCGTCGCGGTGAAAGTCCTGTCCCTGGAGTGGTGCGCGAACGAGGAGCTAGTCGCACGCTTCCTCAACGAGGCGCGTGCGCTCGAACACCTGCGACATGAGCGCATCGTAACGCTCTTCGCGTATGGGACCCTGCCCGGAGGGGGTTCGCCCTTCATGGTCCTGGAGTGGCTACCCGTGGACCTCCATCAGGTGCTCATGCACGCGGGAGGTCCGCTCTCCCCGTCAACCGCTGCTCGCATCACACAACAGCTCGCCGAGGCACTGGCCGCGCTGCACAACCGCGGCATCGTCCACCGCGACCTGAAGCCGGCCAACGTCCTGCTGCCCCGGGAGGAACTCACTCCCTTGGATGTCAAGCTGGCGGACCTTGGGCTCGCCAAGGTTCTCCCTGGCGAAGCGATGCCTCACCCCGGTGGAGAGTCGAAGACCCTCTCCTCCTTGCCCGTCTCAACGGGAGGCAGCGCGCTCCTGGGGACATGGGATTACATGGCCCCGGAGCAGTGGATCCAATCCAAGGCGGTCACCCCCAAGGCTGATGTCTATGCGCTGGGCGTGCTTTTCTTCCAGATGCTGACGGGCAGGCTGCCCTTCCTCGCCGAGCAGCAGAAAGACTTGATGTACCTCCACCTCCTGGAGCCACCTCGCCTCGACCTGCTCGCCAACTCCGTGCCCACCACCACCCGCGAACTCCTCGGCAGGATGCTGAACAAGAAGCCCTCTCCGCGGCCCACGATGCGCGAGGTCATGGAGCAACTCTCCCGTGTGACGTAA
- a CDS encoding DUF1501 domain-containing protein: MSMSRRQFLRGASSTLGFLGAAATLPRWISQAHASTLTGYAGYRAAVCVFLLGGNDSNNVLVPLTAGPYEQYRQARPSIAHTLDELRVINPIGKAAGSFGLHPALTKLQALFEQEQAAFVCNVGPLVLPMRKTDYTSSAVARPDNLFSHSDQQDAWASAIANPTTAALPLALIGKVTGWGGRTADKIANLNPGEYPEVVSFGGKSLFAAGGTRQPMMVASSGSLAFRTTGNANFDALTQESLSKVLALDNGAALEEAYGTVFSTAKTFATSRTAARAAAWDALPQATREKIDALFVPPTTGSSGWTLHTQLYQVLRDLVAGATATASGGLGLKRQVFSVGFGSFDTHVGQDTTHNSLLTQLDFALDAFHQAMALLKAEAVFGSSPPQATLFTMSDFGRTLVENSDKGTDHGWGSHMLVLGDRVLGRRLYGTFPNLDMSSGAANNLDSIDSRGRWIPTLTVEQYAYTLAYWLGLSTTAERDYVFPNFAGYLAAATSGGFPTLARTARIGFMMPDA, translated from the coding sequence ATGTCCATGTCACGACGCCAGTTCCTCCGCGGCGCCTCCAGCACCCTGGGTTTCCTCGGAGCGGCCGCGACCCTTCCCCGGTGGATCAGCCAGGCGCACGCCTCCACCCTCACCGGCTACGCGGGCTACCGCGCGGCGGTGTGTGTCTTCCTCCTGGGCGGCAATGACAGCAACAACGTCCTGGTCCCCCTGACCGCGGGTCCCTATGAGCAGTACCGTCAGGCCCGGCCCAGCATCGCGCACACCCTGGACGAGCTGCGGGTCATCAACCCCATCGGGAAGGCCGCCGGCTCGTTCGGCCTGCACCCCGCGCTCACGAAGCTCCAGGCGCTCTTCGAGCAGGAACAGGCCGCCTTCGTGTGCAACGTGGGGCCGCTCGTCCTGCCGATGCGCAAGACCGACTACACGTCGAGCGCGGTGGCCCGGCCGGACAACCTGTTCTCGCACAGCGACCAGCAGGATGCCTGGGCGAGCGCCATCGCCAACCCCACCACCGCCGCGTTGCCCCTGGCGCTCATCGGCAAGGTCACCGGGTGGGGCGGCCGGACCGCGGACAAGATCGCCAACCTGAACCCGGGCGAGTACCCCGAGGTGGTCTCGTTCGGGGGCAAGTCGCTCTTCGCAGCGGGCGGGACCCGGCAGCCCATGATGGTGGCCTCGAGCGGCTCGCTCGCGTTCCGGACGACGGGCAACGCCAATTTCGATGCCCTCACGCAGGAGTCGCTCTCCAAGGTGTTGGCCCTCGACAACGGCGCGGCCCTCGAGGAGGCCTACGGCACGGTCTTCAGCACGGCGAAGACCTTCGCCACTTCGCGGACCGCCGCGCGCGCGGCCGCCTGGGATGCGCTCCCGCAGGCGACGCGCGAGAAGATCGACGCCCTGTTCGTGCCTCCCACCACCGGGAGCTCGGGCTGGACGCTGCACACCCAGCTCTATCAGGTCCTCCGTGACCTGGTGGCGGGGGCGACGGCCACGGCGAGCGGCGGACTCGGCCTCAAGCGTCAGGTGTTCTCCGTGGGCTTCGGCAGCTTCGATACCCACGTGGGTCAGGACACGACCCATAACTCCCTGCTCACGCAGCTCGACTTCGCGCTCGACGCCTTCCACCAGGCCATGGCCCTGCTCAAGGCGGAAGCCGTCTTCGGTTCGAGCCCCCCGCAGGCCACGCTCTTCACGATGAGCGATTTCGGCCGGACCCTGGTGGAGAACTCCGACAAGGGGACGGATCACGGCTGGGGGAGCCACATGCTCGTGCTCGGGGACCGCGTCCTGGGGCGCCGGCTCTATGGCACCTTCCCCAACCTGGACATGTCGAGCGGCGCGGCCAACAACCTCGACAGCATCGACAGCCGGGGGCGCTGGATTCCCACGCTGACGGTGGAGCAGTACGCCTACACCCTCGCGTACTGGCTGGGCCTGTCGACCACGGCGGAGCGTGACTACGTGTTCCCGAACTTCGCGGGTTATCTCGCCGCGGCGACCTCGGGCGGCTTCCCAACGCTCGCGCGGACGGCACGGATCGGCTTCATGATGCCGGACGCGTAG
- a CDS encoding DUF1800 domain-containing protein, with amino-acid sequence MLQRTLIALALCGATACTSVDGPPGEQSDARPGQTKQAVEPLDTPSEENAIRFLEQATFGPRLANGVSPLPLDTVERVRSVGITQSITDQINATRSTLDGTTTSKDLGSQFFTNAVTGKDQLRQRVAFALSQIFVVSQSGIPDSQSTPESEPKVAMAGYLNLLSTQAFGNFRQLLEAVTLHPAMGNYLDMVNNRAFTTSGKAIEPNENYAREMLQLFTLGLFKLNEDGTEKVDSTGAPIPAYTEAQVQAFARALSGWTYGNAAGCPTVGRNNTANFTLPMVGCDVNHDSTSKTLLRGAVTTAGGSATLHLKEALDNVFADPNLPPFICKQLIQHLVTSNPTPAYVQRVVNVFKNNGSGVRGDLRAVVRKILEDDEARGPQAPLGQYATYGHLRPPALYITSLVRWLNGTLDTAEGKDPGAKLNAWSRALGQYVPRPPSVFSYYPPNAPAPGGSGLLGPEFAILDTATVAARANVVHELLFSTAPATAGVIVNLDTLPSDPNDLVLWLSRYWLHDTMSSELQLAIYGAITDTRASTVAQKKKLAVYLTSLSPEFQIQR; translated from the coding sequence ATGCTCCAACGCACCCTCATTGCCCTCGCCCTGTGCGGCGCGACCGCCTGCACATCGGTCGATGGCCCACCCGGCGAGCAGTCCGACGCGCGGCCCGGTCAGACGAAACAGGCCGTCGAGCCGCTCGACACTCCCTCCGAGGAGAACGCCATCCGTTTCCTCGAGCAGGCCACCTTCGGCCCGCGCCTCGCCAATGGCGTGAGCCCGCTGCCCCTCGACACCGTGGAGCGCGTGCGCTCCGTCGGCATCACGCAGTCCATCACCGACCAGATCAACGCCACCCGCTCCACGCTCGACGGTACGACGACGAGCAAGGACCTGGGCTCGCAGTTCTTCACCAACGCCGTCACCGGGAAGGATCAGCTCCGGCAGCGCGTGGCGTTCGCGTTGAGCCAGATCTTCGTCGTCTCGCAGAGTGGCATCCCCGACTCCCAGTCCACGCCCGAGTCGGAGCCCAAGGTCGCGATGGCGGGGTACCTCAACCTGCTGTCCACGCAGGCCTTCGGTAACTTCCGCCAGCTGCTGGAGGCGGTCACGCTCCATCCGGCCATGGGGAACTACCTCGACATGGTGAACAACCGGGCGTTCACCACGTCCGGCAAGGCCATCGAGCCGAACGAGAACTACGCGCGTGAGATGCTCCAGCTCTTCACCCTGGGCCTCTTCAAGCTGAACGAGGACGGCACCGAGAAGGTCGACTCCACGGGGGCGCCCATCCCCGCGTACACCGAGGCCCAGGTGCAGGCGTTCGCGCGGGCCCTCTCCGGATGGACCTATGGCAATGCCGCCGGGTGCCCGACGGTGGGCCGCAACAACACGGCCAACTTCACGCTGCCGATGGTTGGCTGCGACGTGAACCATGACTCCACCTCGAAGACGCTCCTCCGGGGCGCGGTGACGACCGCGGGCGGGAGTGCCACGCTCCACCTCAAGGAGGCGCTCGACAACGTCTTCGCCGATCCGAACCTCCCGCCGTTCATCTGCAAGCAGCTCATCCAGCACCTCGTCACCAGCAACCCGACGCCCGCGTACGTCCAGCGGGTGGTGAACGTCTTCAAGAACAATGGCTCGGGTGTGCGCGGAGACCTGCGCGCGGTGGTGCGGAAGATCCTGGAGGACGACGAGGCGCGCGGCCCCCAGGCGCCGCTGGGGCAGTACGCCACCTATGGACACCTGCGGCCGCCCGCGCTGTACATCACCTCGCTCGTCCGGTGGTTGAACGGAACGCTCGACACGGCGGAGGGCAAGGATCCGGGCGCGAAGCTCAACGCGTGGAGCCGCGCGCTCGGCCAGTACGTGCCCCGGCCGCCCTCGGTCTTCAGCTACTATCCGCCCAACGCACCGGCGCCCGGTGGGAGCGGACTGCTCGGCCCCGAGTTCGCCATCCTCGACACCGCGACGGTCGCCGCGCGCGCCAATGTCGTGCACGAGCTGCTCTTCTCCACCGCCCCCGCCACCGCGGGCGTCATCGTCAACCTGGACACGCTCCCGTCCGACCCGAACGACCTGGTGCTCTGGCTCAGCCGTTACTGGCTGCACGACACGATGTCGTCGGAGCTCCAGCTCGCCATCTACGGCGCCATCACCGACACGCGCGCCAGCACCGTGGCTCAGAAGAAGAAGCTCGCCGTCTACCTCACGTCGCTCTCCCCCGAATTCCAGATCCAGAGGTGA
- a CDS encoding VOC family protein yields the protein MIDHLSFYATDYLASKAFYAAVLEPLGYGLGQELTATWDPEFPGRRMCAFGPPGKSIFWIIEVKTPATPRHLAFTARDRAAVDSFHRAALKAGAKDNGAPGERPHYHPHYYGAFVLDPDGNNIEAVNHGPP from the coding sequence ATGATCGACCACCTGAGCTTCTACGCAACTGACTACCTCGCCTCGAAGGCGTTCTACGCGGCCGTGCTCGAGCCGCTGGGCTACGGCCTCGGGCAGGAGTTGACCGCGACGTGGGACCCGGAGTTCCCCGGCCGCCGGATGTGCGCATTCGGCCCTCCCGGCAAGAGCATCTTCTGGATCATCGAGGTGAAGACGCCCGCCACCCCCCGCCACCTGGCCTTCACCGCCAGGGACCGGGCGGCGGTGGATTCGTTCCACCGGGCGGCGCTGAAGGCCGGTGCGAAGGACAACGGCGCGCCGGGAGAGAGACCGCACTACCACCCTCACTACTACGGCGCGTTCGTGTTGGACCCGGACGGCAACAACATCGAGGCCGTGAACCACGGCCCTCCGTGA